One part of the Gossypium raimondii isolate GPD5lz chromosome 1, ASM2569854v1, whole genome shotgun sequence genome encodes these proteins:
- the LOC105781660 gene encoding uncharacterized protein LOC105781660 — translation MAGIAILLDLYQKKPSFCSPQSFHSSGLFSASAAAASAAATVAAGTPFASRFLFGYPKVSHCDAGAVLPEHYISNTQRSSEDFFKNDALKYSVKEYKIELKPLFSAFELRPFALTTLRSFLLFYLPLLEPSLNIEEDEEDFPQDSTEERRVDLVVPLKKSVKQIIRETTVVTTRRILERLAVIYVSQRMAWKLLKDVPKSAVRKSQRGMPATVYLFRVSRTTFRGHLLGVTAAWIVQTGIEIYRCFSRITNSDESDEANVTVRAKLLGKKISGITIRCGASLIFASIGAGICATLFRPSVGQWIGCAAGDLAGPIIVSVCLEKVFHVDL, via the exons ATGGCGGGAATAGCAATATTACTAGATCTATACCAGAAAAAACCAAGCTTTTGTTCTCCACAAAGCTTCCACTCTTCTGGGTTATTCTCTGCCTCCGCTGCCGCCGCATCGGCCGCCGCTACCGTCGCTGCTGGAACCCCTTTTGCCTCCAGGTTTCTTTTTGG TTATCCCAAGGTTTCACATTGTGATGCTGGTGCTGTACTGCCTGAACATTACATTTCAAATACCCAAAGATCATCTGAAGATTTCTTTAAGAATGATGCTCTCAAATACAGTGTGAAGGAGTATAAGATTGAGCTGAAGCCTCTGTTTTCTGCTTTTGAATTGAGGCCATTTGCTTTGACAACCTTGAGGTCATTTCTGTTGTTCTATTTGCCTCTATTGGAGCCTTCACTAAACATAGAAGAGGATGAGGAAGACTTCCCGCAAGACTCTACAGAGGAGCGCCGTGTTGATTTAGTTGTTCCCTTAAAAAAATCAGTGAAGCAAATAATTCGTGAG ACCACTGTTGTAACTACAAGACGGATTCTTGAAAGACTTGCTGTTATCTATGTTTCACAACGCATGGCGTGGAAACTCCTTAAAG ATGTCCCAAAATCAGCTGTCAGAAAATCCCAAAGGGGAATGCCTGCAACAGTGTATCTCTTCAGAGTTAGCAGAACAACTTTCAGAG GTCACCTTCTTGGAGTCACGGCTGCATGGATTGTCCAAACAGGTATTGAAATCTACCGATGCTTTTCTCGCATAACGAACTCTGATGAGAGTGATGAGGCCAATGTAACAGTGCGAGCTAAACTTCTTGGAAAGAAGATTTCTGGTATTACCATCAGGTGTGGAGCATCATTGATTTTTGCTTCCATAGGAGCTGGGATTTGTGCTACTCTTTTCCGCCCGTCAGTTGGTCAGTGGATTG GCTGTGCTGCCGGAGACTTGGCCGGGCCCATCATAGTATCAGTTTGCCTTGAGAAAGTTTTTCATGTGGACCTCTAG
- the LOC105781650 gene encoding zinc transporter 11 isoform X1 — protein sequence MKLSRFLFFFFLCLSLFISVTCHGGSHADGDDDDDDKAGERNEPHDLRSKSLILVKVWCLILVFVGTFVGGVSPYFLKWNQGFLVLGTQFAGGVFLGTAMMHFLSDANETFGDLTTKEYPFAFMLACAGYLLTMLADCVISYVYGKGKNSCNNGDLELQGAERSKTNPHGQGDPPVGNGTDTTCAQSLSLTSASSFGDSVLLIVALCFHSVFEGIAIGVAETEADAWKALWTISLHKIFAAIAMGIALLRMIPDRPLLSCIAYAFAFAISSPVGVAIGIIIDATTQGAVADWIFAISMGLACGVFIYVSINHLLAKGYAPQKTVSVDRPHHKFLSVLLGVGVIAVVMIWDT from the exons ATGAAGCTCTCAcgttttctctttttcttctttctctgcCTCTCTCTTTTCATCTCTGTCACCTGCCACGGGGGCAGTCATGCTGacggtgatgatgatgatgatgacaaGGCAGGTGAAAGGAATGAACCTCATGACCTGCGATCCAAATCCTTGATTCTGGTCAAGGTATGGTGCTTGATTCTAGTGTTTGTAGGGACGTTCGTAGGTGGTGTGTCACCCTATTTTCTAAAGTGGAACCAGGGTTTTTTGGTGCTGGGAACACAGTTCGCCGGTGGGGTTTTTCTTGGGACAGCCATGATGCATTTCTTGAGTGATGCGAATGAAACTTTTGGAGACTTGACGACTAAAGAATACCCTTTCGCCTTTATGTTGGCATGTGCTGGATATTTGTTGACTATGCTAGCTGATTGTGTGATTTCTTATGTGTACGGGAAAGGGAAGAATTCATGTAACAATGGTGATTTGGAGCTTCAAG GGGCTGAGCGGAGCAAAACGAATCCTCATGGTCAAGGCGATCCACCA GTTGGTAATGGCACTGATACGACATGTGCGCAGTCTTTATCTCTCACATCTGCAAGTTCTTTCGGGGATAGCGTTCTGTTGATCGTTGCATTGTGCTTCCATTCGGTCTTTGAGGGCATAGCAATTGGAGTTGCAGAAACTGAAGCTGATGCTTGGAAAGCCTTGTGGACAATCTCCTTGCACAAGATATTTGCGGCGATCGCAATGGGGATAGCACTGCTCCGAATGATCCCGGATCGTCCATTGTTGTCGTGCATCGCCTATGCATTTGCATTTGCCATTTCAAGTCCTGTTGGGGTAGCCATTGGGATCATAATAGATGCCACAACTCAGGGTGCTGTAGCAGACTGGATCTTTGCCATATCAATGGGGTTAGCCTGTGGAGTGTTCATCTACGTATCGATAAACCATCTGCTGGCTAAAGGCTACGCACCCCAGAAGACGGTTTCAGTCGACAGACCCCATCACAAGTTCTTGTCTGTCTTGTTAGGTGTTGGGGTGATCGCTGTAGTAATGATCTGGGACACTTGA
- the LOC105781650 gene encoding zinc transporter 11 isoform X2, with the protein MKLSRFLFFFFLCLSLFISVTCHGGSHADGDDDDDDKAGERNEPHDLRSKSLILVKVWCLILVFVGTFVGGVSPYFLKWNQGFLVLGTQFAGGVFLGTAMMHFLSDANETFGDLTTKEYPFAFMLACAGYLLTMLADCVISYVYGKGKNSCNNGDLELQGAERSKTNPHGQGDPPSLSLTSASSFGDSVLLIVALCFHSVFEGIAIGVAETEADAWKALWTISLHKIFAAIAMGIALLRMIPDRPLLSCIAYAFAFAISSPVGVAIGIIIDATTQGAVADWIFAISMGLACGVFIYVSINHLLAKGYAPQKTVSVDRPHHKFLSVLLGVGVIAVVMIWDT; encoded by the exons ATGAAGCTCTCAcgttttctctttttcttctttctctgcCTCTCTCTTTTCATCTCTGTCACCTGCCACGGGGGCAGTCATGCTGacggtgatgatgatgatgatgacaaGGCAGGTGAAAGGAATGAACCTCATGACCTGCGATCCAAATCCTTGATTCTGGTCAAGGTATGGTGCTTGATTCTAGTGTTTGTAGGGACGTTCGTAGGTGGTGTGTCACCCTATTTTCTAAAGTGGAACCAGGGTTTTTTGGTGCTGGGAACACAGTTCGCCGGTGGGGTTTTTCTTGGGACAGCCATGATGCATTTCTTGAGTGATGCGAATGAAACTTTTGGAGACTTGACGACTAAAGAATACCCTTTCGCCTTTATGTTGGCATGTGCTGGATATTTGTTGACTATGCTAGCTGATTGTGTGATTTCTTATGTGTACGGGAAAGGGAAGAATTCATGTAACAATGGTGATTTGGAGCTTCAAG GGGCTGAGCGGAGCAAAACGAATCCTCATGGTCAAGGCGATCCACCA TCTTTATCTCTCACATCTGCAAGTTCTTTCGGGGATAGCGTTCTGTTGATCGTTGCATTGTGCTTCCATTCGGTCTTTGAGGGCATAGCAATTGGAGTTGCAGAAACTGAAGCTGATGCTTGGAAAGCCTTGTGGACAATCTCCTTGCACAAGATATTTGCGGCGATCGCAATGGGGATAGCACTGCTCCGAATGATCCCGGATCGTCCATTGTTGTCGTGCATCGCCTATGCATTTGCATTTGCCATTTCAAGTCCTGTTGGGGTAGCCATTGGGATCATAATAGATGCCACAACTCAGGGTGCTGTAGCAGACTGGATCTTTGCCATATCAATGGGGTTAGCCTGTGGAGTGTTCATCTACGTATCGATAAACCATCTGCTGGCTAAAGGCTACGCACCCCAGAAGACGGTTTCAGTCGACAGACCCCATCACAAGTTCTTGTCTGTCTTGTTAGGTGTTGGGGTGATCGCTGTAGTAATGATCTGGGACACTTGA
- the LOC105781716 gene encoding mitochondrial import inner membrane translocase subunit TIM50 translates to MSSIVLRSRIVSNDCSSKIIYRRVLSSGVVSSSSSSSNPSKETIIPSQSILSDNPAPPTPPPPAPEASTQVSGRKSWTFLKYGLLATVTGAIGYAGYLSYKCSYEEVEQKAKSLRAAARYTPSEDAAAVEKYRGMLYSAAMTVPAKALESYLDLRKMVEEHVMEFTEPTSDKLLPDLHPQEQHVFTLVLDLNETLLYTDWKRERGWRTFKRPGVDAFLEHMAKFYEIVVYSDQMNMYVDPVCERLDPNHYIRYRLSRGATKYQDGKHYRDLSKLNRDPAKILYVSAHAFESSLQPENCVPIKPYKLETDDTALLDLIPFLEYVARNSPADIRQVLQSYERKDVAKEFLERSKEYQRRMQGQRQQGRFWWR, encoded by the exons ATGTCTTCAATTGTTCTTAGATCCCGAATAGTTTCAAATGATTGCAGTTCTAAGATCATTTACCGAAGGGTTTTAAGTTCAGGAGTGGtttcttcctcctcctcctcttcaaATCCTTCTAAAGAAACGATCATTCCTTCACAATCCATTCTCTCCGATAACCCGGCACCTCCTACTCCTCCTCCACCAGCGCCAGAAGCTTCCACGCAGGTTTCAGGAAGGAAATCCTGGACCTTTCTCAAGTACGGACTTCTCGCAACTGTAACTGGTGCTATTGGCTATGCCGGTTATCTCTCTTACA AGTGTTCATATGAGGAAGTAGAGCAGAAGGCAAAGTCATTGCGGGCTGCAGCGAGGTATACTCCTAGTGAAGATGCAGCTGCTGTTGAA aaatatAGAGGCATGCTCTACTCTGCTGCAATGACAG TTCCAGCTAAAGCACTTGAATCTTACCTGGATCTCAGGAAGATGGTGGAAGAACATGTGATG GAGTTTACTGAACCAACCTCAGATAAGCTTCTTCCTGATTTGCATCCCCAAGAACAACATGTTTTCACACTTGTCCTAGATCTGAATGAGACATTACTTTATACAGATTGGAAG CGAGAGAGAGGTTGGCGTACCTTCAAAAGACCTGGAGTTGATGCTTTTTTGGAACATATGGCAAAGTTTTACGAAATTGTTGTCTATTCTGACCAGATgaatatg TATGTCGATCCTGTTTGCGAGAGGCTGGATCCTAACCATTATATACGATATAGGTTATCAAGGGGTGCTACTAAATATCAGGATGGCAAGCACTATAGA GATCTTTCAAAGCTTAACAGGGATCCAGCCAAGATATTGTATGTGAGTGCTCATGCGTTTGAATCCAGCCTTCAACCAGAAAATTGTGTCCCTATTAAGCCGTATAAACTTGAGACAGATGATACAGCACTTTTGGATCTTATTCCGTTTCTTGAAT ATGTGGCGCGCAATAGTCCAGCTGATATCAGACAAGTCTTGCAATCTTATGAAAGAAAAGATGTTGCGAAAGAGTTTCTTGAGCGTTCTAAAGAGTATCAGAG GCGAATGCAAGGACAAAGGCAGCAAGGTCGTTTCTGGTGGAGATGA
- the LOC105781673 gene encoding meiotic recombination protein SPO11-1 isoform X3 encodes MEGIHSSTRSRDLLRKIKEFTLSILEDLSEGLSPLIFIQSFRTYCTNLDSICCRSNKPSGHEILTFQKESHVHRIGNVLLRVLLIVQQLLQENKHASKRDIYYMHPLIFSDQSVVDRAINDICILLQCSRHNLNVVSVGNGLVMGWLRFFEAGRKFDCINSPNTAHTIPVLVEDVKDLVSAALYILVVEKESVFQRLENDKFCSKNRCIVITGRGYPDVPTRRFLRLLVDKLCLPVYCLVDCDPYGFDILATYRFGSMQMAYDAKFLRVPQIQWLGAFPSDSENYDLPKQCLLPLTIEDKRKTEAMLQRCYLHQEVPDWRSELELMLQRGTKFEIEALSVHSLSFLSEVYIPGKIQEIKSICQV; translated from the exons atggaggGAATTCACTCAAGTACTCGCTCTAGAGATCTGCTAAGAAAAATCAAAG AGTTTACGCTGTCGATCTTGGAGGATTTGAGCGAAGGACTATCTCCGTTGATTTTCATCCAAAGCTTCAGAACCTACTGCACCAATCTTGATTCAATTtg TTGCAGGTCTAATAAGCCCAGTGGGCATGAAATTCTTACATTTCAGAAGGAAAGCCATGTCCATAGAATTGGTA ATGTGTTATTGAGGGTGTTATTGATAGTTCAACAACTTCTTCAAGAAAACAAACATGCGTCAAAGAGAGATATATATTACATGCATCCATTAATATTTTCAG ATCAGTCTGTTGTAGACAGAGCAATTAATGACATATGCATCCTTCTGCAATGCAGTCGGCACAATCTAAACGTG GTTTCTGTTGGAAATGG GTTGGTAATGGGATGGTTAAGGTTCTTTGAAGCAGGAAGGAAATTTGATTGCATAAATAGCCCCAACACT GCCCATACAATTCCTGTGCTTGTTGAGGATGTTAAAG ATCTTGTAAGCGCCGCCCTGTATATACTTGTTGTAGAGAAAGAATCAG TCTTCCAACGATTAGAAAATGACAAGTTTTGCAGCAAAAACCGTTGCATTGTCATCACA gGAAGAGGCTATCCGGATGTTCCCACAAGAAG GTTTTTGCGACTGCTCGTGGACAAGTTATGTCTTCCTGTCTATTGCTTGGTTGATTGTGATCCATATGGCTTTGACATCCTGGCTACTTACAGGTTTGGTTCGATG CAAATGGCATATGATGCCAAATTTCTACGAGTCCCACAGATCCAATGGCTTGGAGCTTTTCCTTCAGATTCTGAGAACTACGATCTTCCTAAGCAATGTCTATTGCCTTTGACCATAGAAG ATAAGAGGAAAACTGAAGCCATGTTACAGAGATGCTACCTTCACCAAGAAGTGCCAGATTGGAG ATCGGAACTAGAGTTGATGTTGCAAAGAGGAACTAAATTCGAGATTGAAGCATTATCGGTTCACTCACTTTCTTTCTTGTCTGAGGTCTATATTCCAGGtaagattcaagaaataaaatctatttgTCAGGTTTGA
- the LOC105781673 gene encoding meiotic recombination protein SPO11-1 isoform X1, with protein sequence MEGIHSSTRSRDLLRKIKEFTLSILEDLSEGLSPLIFIQSFRTYCTNLDSICSCRSNKPSGHEILTFQKESHVHRIGNVLLRVLLIVQQLLQENKHASKRDIYYMHPLIFSDQSVVDRAINDICILLQCSRHNLNVVSVGNGLVMGWLRFFEAGRKFDCINSPNTAHTIPVLVEDVKDLVSAALYILVVEKESVFQRLENDKFCSKNRCIVITGRGYPDVPTRRFLRLLVDKLCLPVYCLVDCDPYGFDILATYRFGSMQMAYDAKFLRVPQIQWLGAFPSDSENYDLPKQCLLPLTIEDKRKTEAMLQRCYLHQEVPDWRSELELMLQRGTKFEIEALSVHSLSFLSEVYIPGKIQEIKSICQV encoded by the exons atggaggGAATTCACTCAAGTACTCGCTCTAGAGATCTGCTAAGAAAAATCAAAG AGTTTACGCTGTCGATCTTGGAGGATTTGAGCGAAGGACTATCTCCGTTGATTTTCATCCAAAGCTTCAGAACCTACTGCACCAATCTTGATTCAATTtg CAGTTGCAGGTCTAATAAGCCCAGTGGGCATGAAATTCTTACATTTCAGAAGGAAAGCCATGTCCATAGAATTGGTA ATGTGTTATTGAGGGTGTTATTGATAGTTCAACAACTTCTTCAAGAAAACAAACATGCGTCAAAGAGAGATATATATTACATGCATCCATTAATATTTTCAG ATCAGTCTGTTGTAGACAGAGCAATTAATGACATATGCATCCTTCTGCAATGCAGTCGGCACAATCTAAACGTG GTTTCTGTTGGAAATGG GTTGGTAATGGGATGGTTAAGGTTCTTTGAAGCAGGAAGGAAATTTGATTGCATAAATAGCCCCAACACT GCCCATACAATTCCTGTGCTTGTTGAGGATGTTAAAG ATCTTGTAAGCGCCGCCCTGTATATACTTGTTGTAGAGAAAGAATCAG TCTTCCAACGATTAGAAAATGACAAGTTTTGCAGCAAAAACCGTTGCATTGTCATCACA gGAAGAGGCTATCCGGATGTTCCCACAAGAAG GTTTTTGCGACTGCTCGTGGACAAGTTATGTCTTCCTGTCTATTGCTTGGTTGATTGTGATCCATATGGCTTTGACATCCTGGCTACTTACAGGTTTGGTTCGATG CAAATGGCATATGATGCCAAATTTCTACGAGTCCCACAGATCCAATGGCTTGGAGCTTTTCCTTCAGATTCTGAGAACTACGATCTTCCTAAGCAATGTCTATTGCCTTTGACCATAGAAG ATAAGAGGAAAACTGAAGCCATGTTACAGAGATGCTACCTTCACCAAGAAGTGCCAGATTGGAG ATCGGAACTAGAGTTGATGTTGCAAAGAGGAACTAAATTCGAGATTGAAGCATTATCGGTTCACTCACTTTCTTTCTTGTCTGAGGTCTATATTCCAGGtaagattcaagaaataaaatctatttgTCAGGTTTGA
- the LOC105781673 gene encoding meiotic recombination protein SPO11-1 isoform X4 encodes MEGIHSSTRSRDLLRKIKEFTLSILEDLSEGLSPLIFIQSFRTYCTNLDSICCRSNKPSGHEILTFQKESHVHRIDVLLRVLLIVQQLLQENKHASKRDIYYMHPLIFSDQSVVDRAINDICILLQCSRHNLNVVSVGNGLVMGWLRFFEAGRKFDCINSPNTAHTIPVLVEDVKDLVSAALYILVVEKESVFQRLENDKFCSKNRCIVITGRGYPDVPTRRFLRLLVDKLCLPVYCLVDCDPYGFDILATYRFGSMQMAYDAKFLRVPQIQWLGAFPSDSENYDLPKQCLLPLTIEDKRKTEAMLQRCYLHQEVPDWRSELELMLQRGTKFEIEALSVHSLSFLSEVYIPGKIQEIKSICQV; translated from the exons atggaggGAATTCACTCAAGTACTCGCTCTAGAGATCTGCTAAGAAAAATCAAAG AGTTTACGCTGTCGATCTTGGAGGATTTGAGCGAAGGACTATCTCCGTTGATTTTCATCCAAAGCTTCAGAACCTACTGCACCAATCTTGATTCAATTtg TTGCAGGTCTAATAAGCCCAGTGGGCATGAAATTCTTACATTTCAGAAGGAAAGCCATGTCCATAGAATTG ATGTGTTATTGAGGGTGTTATTGATAGTTCAACAACTTCTTCAAGAAAACAAACATGCGTCAAAGAGAGATATATATTACATGCATCCATTAATATTTTCAG ATCAGTCTGTTGTAGACAGAGCAATTAATGACATATGCATCCTTCTGCAATGCAGTCGGCACAATCTAAACGTG GTTTCTGTTGGAAATGG GTTGGTAATGGGATGGTTAAGGTTCTTTGAAGCAGGAAGGAAATTTGATTGCATAAATAGCCCCAACACT GCCCATACAATTCCTGTGCTTGTTGAGGATGTTAAAG ATCTTGTAAGCGCCGCCCTGTATATACTTGTTGTAGAGAAAGAATCAG TCTTCCAACGATTAGAAAATGACAAGTTTTGCAGCAAAAACCGTTGCATTGTCATCACA gGAAGAGGCTATCCGGATGTTCCCACAAGAAG GTTTTTGCGACTGCTCGTGGACAAGTTATGTCTTCCTGTCTATTGCTTGGTTGATTGTGATCCATATGGCTTTGACATCCTGGCTACTTACAGGTTTGGTTCGATG CAAATGGCATATGATGCCAAATTTCTACGAGTCCCACAGATCCAATGGCTTGGAGCTTTTCCTTCAGATTCTGAGAACTACGATCTTCCTAAGCAATGTCTATTGCCTTTGACCATAGAAG ATAAGAGGAAAACTGAAGCCATGTTACAGAGATGCTACCTTCACCAAGAAGTGCCAGATTGGAG ATCGGAACTAGAGTTGATGTTGCAAAGAGGAACTAAATTCGAGATTGAAGCATTATCGGTTCACTCACTTTCTTTCTTGTCTGAGGTCTATATTCCAGGtaagattcaagaaataaaatctatttgTCAGGTTTGA
- the LOC105781673 gene encoding meiotic recombination protein SPO11-1 isoform X2 codes for MEGIHSSTRSRDLLRKIKEFTLSILEDLSEGLSPLIFIQSFRTYCTNLDSICSCRSNKPSGHEILTFQKESHVHRIDVLLRVLLIVQQLLQENKHASKRDIYYMHPLIFSDQSVVDRAINDICILLQCSRHNLNVVSVGNGLVMGWLRFFEAGRKFDCINSPNTAHTIPVLVEDVKDLVSAALYILVVEKESVFQRLENDKFCSKNRCIVITGRGYPDVPTRRFLRLLVDKLCLPVYCLVDCDPYGFDILATYRFGSMQMAYDAKFLRVPQIQWLGAFPSDSENYDLPKQCLLPLTIEDKRKTEAMLQRCYLHQEVPDWRSELELMLQRGTKFEIEALSVHSLSFLSEVYIPGKIQEIKSICQV; via the exons atggaggGAATTCACTCAAGTACTCGCTCTAGAGATCTGCTAAGAAAAATCAAAG AGTTTACGCTGTCGATCTTGGAGGATTTGAGCGAAGGACTATCTCCGTTGATTTTCATCCAAAGCTTCAGAACCTACTGCACCAATCTTGATTCAATTtg CAGTTGCAGGTCTAATAAGCCCAGTGGGCATGAAATTCTTACATTTCAGAAGGAAAGCCATGTCCATAGAATTG ATGTGTTATTGAGGGTGTTATTGATAGTTCAACAACTTCTTCAAGAAAACAAACATGCGTCAAAGAGAGATATATATTACATGCATCCATTAATATTTTCAG ATCAGTCTGTTGTAGACAGAGCAATTAATGACATATGCATCCTTCTGCAATGCAGTCGGCACAATCTAAACGTG GTTTCTGTTGGAAATGG GTTGGTAATGGGATGGTTAAGGTTCTTTGAAGCAGGAAGGAAATTTGATTGCATAAATAGCCCCAACACT GCCCATACAATTCCTGTGCTTGTTGAGGATGTTAAAG ATCTTGTAAGCGCCGCCCTGTATATACTTGTTGTAGAGAAAGAATCAG TCTTCCAACGATTAGAAAATGACAAGTTTTGCAGCAAAAACCGTTGCATTGTCATCACA gGAAGAGGCTATCCGGATGTTCCCACAAGAAG GTTTTTGCGACTGCTCGTGGACAAGTTATGTCTTCCTGTCTATTGCTTGGTTGATTGTGATCCATATGGCTTTGACATCCTGGCTACTTACAGGTTTGGTTCGATG CAAATGGCATATGATGCCAAATTTCTACGAGTCCCACAGATCCAATGGCTTGGAGCTTTTCCTTCAGATTCTGAGAACTACGATCTTCCTAAGCAATGTCTATTGCCTTTGACCATAGAAG ATAAGAGGAAAACTGAAGCCATGTTACAGAGATGCTACCTTCACCAAGAAGTGCCAGATTGGAG ATCGGAACTAGAGTTGATGTTGCAAAGAGGAACTAAATTCGAGATTGAAGCATTATCGGTTCACTCACTTTCTTTCTTGTCTGAGGTCTATATTCCAGGtaagattcaagaaataaaatctatttgTCAGGTTTGA
- the LOC105781673 gene encoding meiotic recombination protein SPO11-1 isoform X5 yields MEGIHSSTRSRDLLRKIKEFTLSILEDLSEGLSPLIFIQSFRTYCTNLDSICSCRSNKPSGHEILTFQKESHVHRIGNVLLRVLLIVQQLLQENKHASKRDIYYMHPLIFSDQSVVDRAINDICILLQCSRHNLNVVSVGNGLVMGWLRFFEAGRKFDCINSPNTAHTIPVLVEDVKDLVSAALYILVVEKESVFQRLENDKFCSKNRCIVITGRGYPDVPTRRFLRLLVDKLCLPVYCLVDCDPYGFDILATYRFGSMQMAYDAKFLRVPQIQWLGAFPSDSENYDLPKQCLLPLTIEASPDCQIRGKLKPCYRDATFTKKCQIGDRN; encoded by the exons atggaggGAATTCACTCAAGTACTCGCTCTAGAGATCTGCTAAGAAAAATCAAAG AGTTTACGCTGTCGATCTTGGAGGATTTGAGCGAAGGACTATCTCCGTTGATTTTCATCCAAAGCTTCAGAACCTACTGCACCAATCTTGATTCAATTtg CAGTTGCAGGTCTAATAAGCCCAGTGGGCATGAAATTCTTACATTTCAGAAGGAAAGCCATGTCCATAGAATTGGTA ATGTGTTATTGAGGGTGTTATTGATAGTTCAACAACTTCTTCAAGAAAACAAACATGCGTCAAAGAGAGATATATATTACATGCATCCATTAATATTTTCAG ATCAGTCTGTTGTAGACAGAGCAATTAATGACATATGCATCCTTCTGCAATGCAGTCGGCACAATCTAAACGTG GTTTCTGTTGGAAATGG GTTGGTAATGGGATGGTTAAGGTTCTTTGAAGCAGGAAGGAAATTTGATTGCATAAATAGCCCCAACACT GCCCATACAATTCCTGTGCTTGTTGAGGATGTTAAAG ATCTTGTAAGCGCCGCCCTGTATATACTTGTTGTAGAGAAAGAATCAG TCTTCCAACGATTAGAAAATGACAAGTTTTGCAGCAAAAACCGTTGCATTGTCATCACA gGAAGAGGCTATCCGGATGTTCCCACAAGAAG GTTTTTGCGACTGCTCGTGGACAAGTTATGTCTTCCTGTCTATTGCTTGGTTGATTGTGATCCATATGGCTTTGACATCCTGGCTACTTACAGGTTTGGTTCGATG CAAATGGCATATGATGCCAAATTTCTACGAGTCCCACAGATCCAATGGCTTGGAGCTTTTCCTTCAGATTCTGAGAACTACGATCTTCCTAAGCAATGTCTATTGCCTTTGACCATAGAAG CATCTCCTGACTGCCAGATAAGAGGAAAACTGAAGCCATGTTACAGAGATGCTACCTTCACCAAGAAGTGCCAGATTGGAG ATCGGAACTAG